In one window of Harpia harpyja isolate bHarHar1 chromosome 11, bHarHar1 primary haplotype, whole genome shotgun sequence DNA:
- the TIMM13 gene encoding mitochondrial import inner membrane translocase subunit Tim13 yields the protein MESGFGSDFGSDFGSGGGGGGKLDPGLIMEQVKVQIAVANAQELLQRMTDKCFRKCIGKPGGALDNSEQKCIAMCMDRYMDAWNTVSRAYNSRLQRERANM from the exons ATGGAGAGCGGCTTCGGCTCCGACTTCGGCTCCGACTTCGGCTCCGGGGGTGGCGGTGGCGGGAAGCTGGACCCGGGGCTCATCATGGAGCAGGTGAAGGTGCAGATCGCCGTGGCCAACGCACAGGAGCTCTTGCAG CGCATGACGGACAAGTGCTTTCGGAAGTGCATCGGGAAGCCCGGCGGTGCGCTCGACAACTCGGAGCAG AAGTGCATCGCCATGTGCATGGACCGGTACATGGACGCCTGGAACACGGTTTCCCGAGCCTACAACTCTCGGCTGCAGCGGGAGAGAGCCAACATGTGA